The region CAGGTCGATCGATTCCTGCGGCGTCAGTCGGCTATGATCGATGAAGCGGCCGAGCAGGATCGTGACGGCCATCTGATCGCCAGCCTGGTCAGCTCGGACGTGGGACGCACCTATCTGCTGCTGGAAGCGGCGGCCGGCGACCTGGGCTGATGCGCCTGATCGTCCGTGACGAGCGCTGGCCCATCGCCGGCGCCTTCACCATCGCCCGCGGCTCCAAGACCGAAGCCCATGTGGTGGTCGTCGAGATCGAAGACGGCGGCGTGATCGGGCGAGGGGAGTCCACGCCCTATTCCCGTTACGGCGAGACTGTCGAGGGCGTGCTGGCGCAGATCGAAAGCCTGCGCACGTCGGTGGAGCAGGGTGTTGACCGCGCGGGTCTGCAGCCGCTGATTCACGCTGGCGCCGCGCGCAACGCGGTGGACTGCGCCCTGTGGGACCTGGCGGCCAAGCAGGTTGGGCGTCCGGTTTGGGGGCTTGCCGGGCGTAGCGAGCCGGGGCCTGTGGAGACCTGCTACACGCTCAGCCTGGCCGCGCCCGAAGTGATGGAGCAGGCCGCCCGCACGGCGTCGCATCGGCCCTGGTTGAAGCTGAAGATCGGCGGGCCCGATGATCTGGCCAGGGTCGAAGCGGTGCGTCGCGCCGCCCCTTCCTCGAAACTGGTGGTCGATGCGAACGAGGGTCTGTCATTCGACGACTTGCGCCGCCTGACCCCCGACTTCGCCCGGCTGGGCGTGCGGATGATCGAGCAGCCGTTGAAGGCCGGCGAGGACGATGCCCTGGAGGGCTATGACAGCCCCGTGGTGCTTTGCGCCGATGAGAGCCTGCACACGCGTGAAGAGCTTGCGGCATGCGCGCGGCGCTATGGGGCGGTGAACATCAAGCTCGACAAGACCGGGGGGCTCACTGAAGCCCTGGCCTTGGACGATGATGCGCGGGCGCTGGGATTGCAGGTAATGGCCGGCTGCATGGTCGCCACTTCGCTGGCCATGGCGCCGGCGATGCTTGTCGCGCAAGGGGCGGCGGTCGTGGACCTGGACGGTCCGCTGTTGCTGGCGCGGGACCGTGACCCTGGCCTGAGGTTCGAGGGGTCGGTGATCCATCCGCCGCGCCCCGAGCTGTGGGGGTGAGATGAAGCGGCTGTTTGACCTCGCCGGTGCGGGTGTTGGTCTGTGGTTCCTGTGGCCGGCGTTGCTGGTGGTCTGGATCATCGTGAAACTGGATTCGCCAGGGCCGGGTCTGCACTGGTCCAAGCGGGTGGGGCGGGACAACCGCCTGTTCGCCATGCCGAAGTTCCGCACCATGCGGATCGATGCGCCACAGGTCGCGACGCACCTATTCAGCGATGCTGATGCGTTTCTGACGCCCATCGGCAAGACCCTGCGCCGGTTCAGTATCGACGAGTTGCCCCAGCTATGGAGCGTGCTGATCGGCGACATGAGCCTGGTTGGGCCTCGACCAGCCTTGTTCAATCAGGACGATCTGGTGGCGCTGCGGACTGAGCAGGGAGTCCACAACCTTCGGCCCGGACTGACCGGATGGGCCCAGATCAACGGCCGGGATGAAATCTCGATCAGGGAGAAGGTCGATCTGGATCGCGAATATATGGATCGCCAGTCGCTGGCTTTCGACCTGAAGATCCTGATCGCCACCTTCGCTCCGGTGATCAGCGGTCGCGATTTCTCACGATAATTCAAAGCGTGGCCGCAACTGATTGTGGCTCATGTGGTTTTTCGCTCAACGGAGCGATTGCCATGACCGAAGAGCGATATGTGGTGCTGCGGTACCGTGACGGCTGGACCGTCAATATCGGGGCCGACATCGTCAGTCTTCACCCCAGTCAGGAGGCCGCGCGTGACGCCGCCGAGAAGCGGGTTGAGGAGGCGCAGTCGGAAGGGCGCGATGCGGAATTCCTAGGCGTTTTGAACAACCACGCTCACCTTGAAGAGGATCGATAGCCCTCTCAGTTCTTCTGCTGTGGACGCCTCGCGAGCAGCAGTTTAAGCGGCCATCGACGGGTTCATGCCGCTGCGGCAGGCCCCTATCATCTCAGGCCTGAACGAGGCCTCTGAACGGAGCCGCCATGTCCAATCCGGCCCTTGATCTTGGTCGCGCGCCGCCGACCGGCCGCCATGTGAAGCAGAACGCCGAGTTCCTCGACAGCCTGCTCGCCGAGGCGATCCGCTATCTGGATGGCGACGAAGCGGCGGAGTTGGTGGAACGGGCGCGCAAGGCGGCGGCGGAAGGGGGCGGCGGCGAACTGGCCGGCCTGTTCACCGGGCTGTCCGCAGATCAGGGTCTCTTCCTGGCGCGCGCCTTCGCCTATCACTCGCTGCTGGCCAATATCGGCGAGGACGTGGCTGGACGCCGACGTCATGCCGAGGCGGAGGTCATGCCGGGGAGCGAGCGGCCATTGACCCTGGCCGCGGCCGTGGCGCGGGTGCGCAAGGAGAACCCCGAGCGGCTGGACGCCCTGTTGAATGGGCTGAATGTGGTTCCGGTCCTGACCGCTCACCCCACGGAGGTTCGCCGTCGCGGGGTCGTGGATCGCGAGTTCGAAATCTCCCGCCTGATGGCGTTGCGCCGGCACCATCTGCCGGCCGACCTGGAGGCGCAGATTCGCGCCGACCTGTTCCGTGAGATCGCCTTGCTGTGGCGTACGCGCCAGCATCGGCCCGAGCGGATCACGGTTCGGGACGAGATCCGCAACGCCCTGTCGATCGTCCGCACCTCGATCCTGCCGGCCATGGTCGACCTTTACGGCGCCTGGTCGCAGGCGGTGGAGGACGGCGCCGCCGTGCCGCCGATGCTCAAACTGGGCACGTGGCTGGGCGGCGACCGCGACGGTCACCCCGGCGTGGATGGCGAGACCTTGAAGGTCGCCCTGCGGTCGCAGGCTCGCATCATCCTGGATTTCTACGCCGGTCAGGTGCGCAAGCTGTGGTCGGATCTGGCGATCTCGACCGAGTACACCGAGGTGTCGGCCGACCTGCAGGCCATGGCCGATCTGAGCGAGTCCGCCACGGACGTGCATCGCAAGGACGAGCCATATCGGCTGGTGCTTTCGGACATCTTCGAGCGCCTGTCCGCGACGGCCCAGAAGCTGGCGGGGCAGCCGGTGTCCTATGCCCTCGGTCCGTCCAAGGCCGAGCCCTATACCGGCCCAGAGGCGTTCATCGCCGATCTTGAGACGGTTCGGGACTCCCTGAGCGACCACGAGGGCGCGCGGCTGCTGGGATCGACCCTGCGGACCCTGCTGGATGTGGCGCGTGCCTGCGGTTTCCATCTGCTTGCCGTCGATTTGCGCCAGAACGCGGACGTTCACGAACGCGTTCTGCATGAACTGTTCGCGCGCACGGGCGCCGAGGCGAACTATCTGGGCCTGGACGAGAAGTTCCGGGTGCCGCTGCTGCTGTCGGAACTGGCCCATGAGCGGCCGCTGCGCTCGCCCTTCGTCACCTATTCGGAGGAGACGGAAAAGGAGCTGAAGACCATCGAGAGCGCGGCCGAGGCCATCCGCGATTTCGGGGCCGCGGCCATCGGCGCCTATGTGGTGTCCAAGGCGGCGACCGTCTCCGACATCCTGGAGCCTCTGGTGTTGCTCAAGCAGGTCGGCGTGGTGACCGGGGGGGCGGAGCCCTCAACGAGCATCTTCGTCAGTCCGCTGTTCGAGACCATCGGCGACCTGGAGCGCGGGCCGGACGTGATACGCGCGTGGCTGGACCTGCCCATCGCCAAGGCTCTGCTGGGCGACCGCCCGGTGCAGGAGATCATGCTGGGCTATTCGGACAGCAACAAGGACGGCGGCTATGTCGCCTCCCGCCGAGGTGTCGCGGCGGCGGCGTCGGCCCTGGCCGAGGCGGCGCAGAGCAAGGGCGCGGGCGTGCGCTTCTTCCACGGTCGCGGCGGTTCGGTCGGGCGGGGTGGCGGACCCGCGGCCGAGGCCGTGCTGGCGCAACCCCCTGGCACCGTTCAGGGCCGCATGCGCATGACCGAGCAGGGCGAGATGATCGCCCGCCGCTATGGCGACCAGCCCACGGCGCGGCGCAACCTGGACGGCATGACCGCCGCCGTGCTGCTGGCCAGCGTCGATGAGAAGATCGAGCGCGCGCCGGAAGCCATTGAGACGGCGATGAACGCCCTGGCGCAGTCGTCTTTCGAGGCCTATCGCGCCCTGGTTTATGATGACGCCGGTTTCGAGGACTTCTTCTGGTCGGCGACGCCTGTGGGCGAGATCGCGCAGCTGAACATCGGGAGTCGCCCGTCCTCGCGGACAGCCAGCCGCAAGATCGAAGACCTGCGGGCCATCCCGTGGGTGTTCTCCTGGTCGCAGGCGCGCTTCATGCTGCCGGGCTGGTACGGTTTCGCCTCGGGTGTCGAGAAGGCGGGCCTGTCGGTCGAGCAGCTTCAGGGACTGGTGGGGGAATACGATTTCTTTTCGGCGCTGCTGTCGAACATGGAGCTGGCCCTGGCGCAGAGCGACATGACCATGGCCGCCCGCTATGCCGAGCTTTCGCCGGACCGCGTGGCGGCGGAGCGGATTTTCGCGGCCATCAAGCGCGAGCATGATGCGGCGGTGAAACTGGCCCTGGCGATCAGGGGCGGGGAGGCGTTGCTCGACAACCAGCCTCAGCTGGCGGAGTCGGTGCAACTGGCGAGCCATTCTGTCGATCCGCTGAACCACCTGCAGCTGGAGTTGCTGCGTCGCCGGCGTGCGGGGGATGAAGACCCCCGGATCAAGTTGGCGATCCAATCGACGGTGGCGGGGATCGCGGCCGGGCTGCGCAACACAGGCTGATCTTCGTATACGAAAGGGCTTGCCTTGCGAGGTGATCCTGCCATTATTGACACCGGTGTCACGACTCCCATCCTGACACACCAGTTTCGTCGGCCTGCCGACGTCACTTAGCGGCTCTTTCGGGAGCTCGCTCCTGCGCAAACTGGGGCGCCGCGTTGTCGGCGCCCCATTTTTTCATCGCCAAGCGGGTTCAAACTGGAGCCTGGGCGTGACATGACAGCGCTCGCAATTTGAACCTCTGGCCCAGGCGTACAGCGATGACCGACACGATCGAAACCTACATGGACCTGGCTCCGGTCATGGCCGTGGTCACCATCGCCGATGTCGCTCAGGCCGTGCCGATGGCCAAGGCCCTAGTGGCCGGCGGCTGCACGACCATCGAGGTCACCCTGCGCACACCCGCCGCGCTGGACGCCATGCGCGCCATCGCCGACGCGGTGCCTGAAGCGGTGATCGGGGCCGGCACGGTTCTGAGCTCCAAGGATCTGGAGGCTTCGGCCAAGGCCGGCGCCAAGTTCGCCATCTCGCCAGGCGCGACCCCGGCCCTGCTGGCCATGGGCCGTGACGGATCGATCCCGTATCTGCCGGCGGTGGCCACGGCGTCCGAGTTGATGGCCGGGCTGGAGCACGGCTATCGCGCCTTCAAGTTCTTCCCCGCGGTGGCGGCCGGCGGCGTGGCCATGCTGAAGAGCTTTGGCGGCCCGTTCCCGTACGTCCGCTTCTGCCCCACGGGCGGGGTCACGCTGGAGACCGCGCCTGACTTCCTGAAGCTGCCGAATGTCGCCTGCGTAGGCGGGTCGTGGCTGACGCCAGACGCCGCCATGAAAGACGGCGACTGGGGAAAGATCCAGAGTCTCGCGCAGGCGGCGACCGACGCGCTCGCCGCCTTCAAGGCCTAGGCGGGAACGGCGGCCAAGCTCGGCGGTTCTTATGGCTTCAAGACAAGCCTGAAGGGACGGCCATGGCGGACTTCGAGATCGACAAGCTGGTCTTTGGTCCGCTGGACGTCGATTTAAGCCGATCGCCGCTGCGCAAAAGCCTGGACGCGCCGACCTTCGTGCTGGGCGCCTTC is a window of Caulobacter sp. NIBR2454 DNA encoding:
- a CDS encoding DUF2188 domain-containing protein, with amino-acid sequence MTEERYVVLRYRDGWTVNIGADIVSLHPSQEAARDAAEKRVEEAQSEGRDAEFLGVLNNHAHLEEDR
- the eda gene encoding bifunctional 4-hydroxy-2-oxoglutarate aldolase/2-dehydro-3-deoxy-phosphogluconate aldolase, whose protein sequence is MTDTIETYMDLAPVMAVVTIADVAQAVPMAKALVAGGCTTIEVTLRTPAALDAMRAIADAVPEAVIGAGTVLSSKDLEASAKAGAKFAISPGATPALLAMGRDGSIPYLPAVATASELMAGLEHGYRAFKFFPAVAAGGVAMLKSFGGPFPYVRFCPTGGVTLETAPDFLKLPNVACVGGSWLTPDAAMKDGDWGKIQSLAQAATDALAAFKA
- a CDS encoding sugar transferase; translated protein: MKRLFDLAGAGVGLWFLWPALLVVWIIVKLDSPGPGLHWSKRVGRDNRLFAMPKFRTMRIDAPQVATHLFSDADAFLTPIGKTLRRFSIDELPQLWSVLIGDMSLVGPRPALFNQDDLVALRTEQGVHNLRPGLTGWAQINGRDEISIREKVDLDREYMDRQSLAFDLKILIATFAPVISGRDFSR
- the ppc gene encoding phosphoenolpyruvate carboxylase; translated protein: MSNPALDLGRAPPTGRHVKQNAEFLDSLLAEAIRYLDGDEAAELVERARKAAAEGGGGELAGLFTGLSADQGLFLARAFAYHSLLANIGEDVAGRRRHAEAEVMPGSERPLTLAAAVARVRKENPERLDALLNGLNVVPVLTAHPTEVRRRGVVDREFEISRLMALRRHHLPADLEAQIRADLFREIALLWRTRQHRPERITVRDEIRNALSIVRTSILPAMVDLYGAWSQAVEDGAAVPPMLKLGTWLGGDRDGHPGVDGETLKVALRSQARIILDFYAGQVRKLWSDLAISTEYTEVSADLQAMADLSESATDVHRKDEPYRLVLSDIFERLSATAQKLAGQPVSYALGPSKAEPYTGPEAFIADLETVRDSLSDHEGARLLGSTLRTLLDVARACGFHLLAVDLRQNADVHERVLHELFARTGAEANYLGLDEKFRVPLLLSELAHERPLRSPFVTYSEETEKELKTIESAAEAIRDFGAAAIGAYVVSKAATVSDILEPLVLLKQVGVVTGGAEPSTSIFVSPLFETIGDLERGPDVIRAWLDLPIAKALLGDRPVQEIMLGYSDSNKDGGYVASRRGVAAAASALAEAAQSKGAGVRFFHGRGGSVGRGGGPAAEAVLAQPPGTVQGRMRMTEQGEMIARRYGDQPTARRNLDGMTAAVLLASVDEKIERAPEAIETAMNALAQSSFEAYRALVYDDAGFEDFFWSATPVGEIAQLNIGSRPSSRTASRKIEDLRAIPWVFSWSQARFMLPGWYGFASGVEKAGLSVEQLQGLVGEYDFFSALLSNMELALAQSDMTMAARYAELSPDRVAAERIFAAIKREHDAAVKLALAIRGGEALLDNQPQLAESVQLASHSVDPLNHLQLELLRRRRAGDEDPRIKLAIQSTVAGIAAGLRNTG
- the dgcA gene encoding N-acetyl-D-Glu racemase DgcA; its protein translation is MRLIVRDERWPIAGAFTIARGSKTEAHVVVVEIEDGGVIGRGESTPYSRYGETVEGVLAQIESLRTSVEQGVDRAGLQPLIHAGAARNAVDCALWDLAAKQVGRPVWGLAGRSEPGPVETCYTLSLAAPEVMEQAARTASHRPWLKLKIGGPDDLARVEAVRRAAPSSKLVVDANEGLSFDDLRRLTPDFARLGVRMIEQPLKAGEDDALEGYDSPVVLCADESLHTREELAACARRYGAVNIKLDKTGGLTEALALDDDARALGLQVMAGCMVATSLAMAPAMLVAQGAAVVDLDGPLLLARDRDPGLRFEGSVIHPPRPELWG